GAAGCTGTCGAATTaggatctgctgctgctcataGTTGCCCGGATACTGCTGGGCTGCGTACTGCTGGAACTGCATGGCAGTCTGGGAGTTCAGTGCTGCCATGATCTGTTGCCTACATTAGTGGGAAGAGAGTATGACGATTACAAACAGCTGAGGTCATTGGGAAATTCCTGTACTTAGGTTATTTAAGTGACATCCAATtcaatttctgcaaaaaaaatgaaacaaatctaCATAAcacagcagagcccagaggTATATGCAAACGTGAGTTTTGTCTAAAAATATGCTGAGAATAAGACTGAGCAACAGTTTTTACCTAATACTTTGACAACAtcaagtgttaaaaaaaatcaagagctCTTAGAGAATTCTCTATCTATAGTCCAATAAAGAGGTAGTGCTAGAAAAACATATTACTAAATTTCTCAAACaaccaaggggaaaaaaatcccacatctttttcctccagaaaacatgcagaaacCATCCTAGCAGCCCTTCTACAAACAGTAGTAAGAAGAGGCCCACTGTGGTGCTGCAtgtcaatattttttgttaaatctaAAAACACTTCATATTACCACCTTAATTTCCCAAGACACTGTGCAACCATATGAAGAGCATGACTGACCGTGGCCTaattcacaaacagaaaaaagctgcCAAATAGGACATCTGCATTTCCAACAAACTGAACTGCTGAAACTTCAGGAGAAACACATGGGTTCATCAAGCACAGGCTCagttttcctcccctctccaaaagaggaacagaaattgTATAGTAAGAACTACCACCTAGACCCAGggttcattttttccctcatgtGTTACATTCATCAATGACCAGCTATTGATACTTCAGAGGAAGATAAAAGTATCATGCAAACTTAATAGTTCTTTCCTTCCTATCCTTCTTTCTTGCCCTCCTCTAACACATTTATTGAGGTGCATGCAGTCCTTGAACACACAAATCTCCAGAGATTCTCTTCAAACAAGATCTCTCTGGCAATTTTAGCTGAGAAGACTGTATACAATAACATGTTGGGATAGTTATTCTCTGCAGACTGTATCCCTCTTAACTAAGAACTGCAAGTGTCACTGCTAGACTACAGTGCTCTGGAACTTCAGGTATTCAATGCTACCATAACTATTTAAATAGTTAGATAGAATTGTCTCAAGTGCAAGACAGTTACTTTCTTTCAAGTGTCGTTTATTTCAGCTACTCACTTTTGTTGTTCCATCCGAAGCCGTTCCTCCTCtattctcctcctctcttcttcttctcttctcagtctctcttcttcctctcgCCTacgtttttcttcttctttttgtaaaCGCTCACGCTCCTCTTCTTCACGGCGCCTTcgttcttcttcttctcttctgcaaCATCCACTCAGTAagatattgaaatatttctacaaCCCTAGGATGAGCTATTTTCAGCATGCTGTAACCTGCCTTTTGCCTACCCccaaaaaagcttttcatttggCATCATCTCCCACTTCAACTTGACTGGAGAAGTGTCTTATTGCataccaaaataaaaccttacTGTTTGGTCTTACTGCACTACGCAGTATGACAAACGTGAattgtgtgttttaatttgatATCCACTCTAACCTATTACTATACGACCTGTAgcaaaaaaatgtagaaaaagcTTCTGGAAGAAGTCTTCAAGGCTTCCAAGTTGTAATATATGTTCAATAATCACAGAGATACTACTATTTAATAATCACATGATTTATAAAGAATAGTACAGGACATCCTTTCTTTCAGTATGGGTTAGCAACTTGATAAGAGTTTCAAGTatctgaaaatttcattttctatacGTTTAATATACTGACGTACCAGAGCAGATATTTTGTGAAGTgcatatttcttaaaaagatCACAGTATcaccacatttttaaaaaatcttatgtTCTAGTTATATTCacctgagaaaaaaatcattaattgcTGGCAACGTACAAAGACTTCGAGAGCAACTGGTTACCAACAGCCACCCGAACTTCAagcatttctcttcctgaagTGATTTCATCAACCTAAGCTAGatgcagaagtgaaaaacattaccttttcttttcttgttcttctttttctatcttGTGTGAAGTAACATACGTTGAGAACAAGTGGCAGCACCTATTTAGGAGCTTAACAAATTCTGTCATAGCATCTTGTTTTGACATGTTTCCAAGGGCAGCCCATTCCTTCCTGGGGGGGtaagagaaggggagagaaaagatgAACAGGTGGCTCAACTCTTTGCAAGTCAGCAGTGaactcagaaaacacagaaaaggaggaaCAGTTGGGAGACCAAGGACCAAAGTTTAGTATGTGGCATTTCAGAGAATCAACAACTTTTCCCTCGAAACAGATCTTAAACCTGCAGATTTCAGTGCTCTCTTCTACCTGAACAACCATTTCAAACAGACATATCCGAGTGCTTATATGAAATCTAATACATACCATCAGCCAACCCTACTTAGAATTCTAAATAGTGTCCAAAAACTTCCAAGGCACAAGTAAACTGGAAGATGAATCTTATTTTCACCCTTCTTCCACTCTAGCTTGTGCAAAAAATGTGTACGCTTTCCCAGATGAGCAAACACAGTAACAACTATTGATTAAAGTTCTCAAACTAATTGAATGCAACAGCTTGCTTCTTTCTAAAGAATGGCTACATCTCTTTGAGCAAAAACAGTGCACTGGGTCCAGCTCTGAGAGGCAAAATACAACACAGGACTGCCCTTCTCCACCAGAAATAGCAtcaaacaacaagaaaactgTAGGCGGAGACTGCCCTGACCTCACCTAAATTTACTAGACTGAATGCAACATGTAtctaatttcagaaattatCCTTAGTGTTAACAGGAAAGTTATAGCAAATGCTGTTACCACTGGCAAAAGACTTGTCCTGTTGCAGCCCTGATGTGATATTAGGAGGAGGAAACTTGGGCCTGCACATTCATGCAGAGCTGACAGTCTTTAAACTGCTATGAGAAACCAGACCTCAGCACAAGAGCTTCTCCCagtgtggtttaaaaaaaatcagtaactgCCTGATAACTCCTTTACTAAACAGTGACTCATATTTCTAAGATGTATTTGAAAAGGCTGCTCTCACATTCCACTACCATCCACCCATATTGAGGCAACCCACATACTTTTCTTATTGTCGAAATTAGGAGGCATTTACTTCAGACAGGAAAAGCAGAGTTATGATCAAGGAAGGCAACAGGCCTTTTACCTTCTATCGTTTCCCAGCACATCAAAGAATCCAACTTCAGGGCAAGTGTCAGGGTTGTAAGGTCCCAGCAGAACCTGCTTGTGCAGCGCCACAAGTTTGAGTTTTTCTTCATATGTTGGATGAAAGGCTTTGCCATCTTTTTCTGTAGAGTAAGAGAAAGTTTCACTGTTGTGATTAATTCGTTAAGCACAAGACAGCAGAGTATTTTGTATAAACAATCACAACCTCTTCTCTAAGAAAAGGAAACGAAGACAAGTCATTAAAGGTTAGACAACTGAAGTCGATTCAAGTAAAGCAATTTGTCCAGAAGAAACACATCTAACTTCAGGTGCTGAAACTTAactctgaagtgtttttatCATGCTATCTAGAGTGAATCTTAGCTAGTAAGTTAtcacaaatatttatgttaattAATGACCATCATACCATATGGACCTATATTGCCAAAACTCTTAAAAGCTTAACTTGATTTCAAACATGTCTGCCAAGTGTATTGTAATGTGGATAGGAGGGATTTTCTACAGAAAGATGTGAGGTTAACTTTATAAATAGCTCTTCTTCCATACTCTTCACATTGGTGAATGCAGAACAAGCACGGTTAAAGGCAAGAAAGACTGTAGAGAGAAAAATTATAACTATGGGAAAGTTTTCCTTGAGGCAATTTGATTGCTGCACTTTGCCCAGGCAGCTGGAATAATTCCTCACAGTGAGAAATTTTAGAGGTGACTTAACCAGCATCAGTGCGTATAGAGAGCTCTGGCCATAAGATACAGGCAGCATAAACCAAAACAGTATCACAATTCCAGGGGCTCCACACCAACACCTTCTAAAGCAAAGCTGGTTAGATCCCATCAAGCCATTTACTGGTGGGAAAAAGTTGCATTGATTTAAAATGATAGTTGAATTAGTCAACTAGGACTTGCCTCAGCCCATCTAACAAACTGTCATAACAAGAAACAGACACCCCTATATGCAATTACTTGGTGAAAAAAAGACCCTTTTCTTGAGCAGGAAACCCAAACGAATAAGCATCACCTCTTTTGGGAAGGACTGAAATGAGGAAGCTGTTATCGGAGGTAAACAACAGTAGTACAGTCACGTGAAACACGTAACTGCTCTGCGCTCAGTCAGGAGTCACAGCACGGCTGCCACTAATTTCCAGCTCTCCTTTACCATAAAGGTCACTTCGGATCAAGTTGCCcagagcccagaactgaacagTTCAATTCATTCTCAGACATTCAAGTTGACACACTAAGAAACTGCTCAGCTGATGATCGTAAATAGAATcattaacaggaaaagaaaaatctcagaacAGAAGGGCAGGGAAAACCCCTCCCCTGGGGCTTGCTGAAAATACTGCTATCAGTTggtatttctgaaaactgagaaTCAGAGACAACCCCAGAGGAAAAGCGTTTGCATATcacagcaagatttttttttcttgacaaagTTTAGTATGTTACTGGACTTATTCAGCTAAAACATCACACAGAACAACTGTGCACATACCATTAGCTTTTAAGCCTGAATCAAATTAGGAAGGTAGACATTTAATCACTTCTTAGCCATTCCTAGAGGTTCACTTCACTCTTTCAGAATCTAAAATTATTCGCTTTTTTCCTGGCACCACAGAATCTTTCAGCAAATATCTATTCCAGCTTCAAAAAACAGAAGGCTTTGTGCACAGAAGTACCTATTCCTGAAAATACACCCCCCCTCTAATCCCATCAGGTAAAGAGTGACCCAGACTCTACCCAGTGGTATCCGGTGAAAAGACGAGAGACAGCaaacaaattgaaatacagGACATTCGACTTAAGTATAAGAGGTGGCCTTTTTCCGCCCTCTTTGCTGGGCGAGTGATCAACCACAGGCATAAGTTGCCCGTAGAGGCTGAGGAGCCTTCattcttggagatattcaaaatccaAATGGACACAGTCCTGAGAAGGCTGCTCTTGCCAAGCcctggaggtcccttcccaccccagcaAGCCTGTGATCCTTAAAAGATGCCAACTACCACGTCCTGCAACTCCACCCCTGAGGATACAGCACTTTTTGCAATGAAGCCAGCAGAGGTAAGCTCTCTCCCTGGTCTCAGGTCTTACCACCCAGACACCCAAGGAGCCCGTTGGCTTTTCCTCAGTTCCAAGCACTTTGCACTTCCATTAACCTTTATAAACAGCAGACACTTGGAAATCACACTTAGTACCCCAGGGCTACATGCTTAAAACCAAGTCAGTTCACAAAGGGTACCGAAGTGAAGCTGTTGCTAGGCTTCTGCGAGAGGCATGCCTCTCAAGGGGTCGCTGCAGCACCACTTACCTTGCACAACCTGTGTACCTGTACGGGTCTGCCAGAAACACTGCTGCTCACTCTGCTGGGCTGATGCCTAAGCCAGCTGACACAAGTATTTGTATTCACTTTTGAACAGggttaaagcagaaaaagagatgaTTTCCTTGGGCAGCTGAGTGCAGCACACCTGCATTTTCACAGAACTGAGAAGTCAGACCTGAAGGCCTAACAAGGGAAGGCAAAAATCTGCATTTACAAAGAACAGGAACCCCAGGGAAGAAGAACGAACAAGCTAAATAAGAGATgaaaacagactaaaaaaatgaagaggcaGGCATTCAGCAACTTGTAGATAATACAGATCAGAAGCAAACTCTCGAAGTATTTGGAGCCAGTCAAGAGAGAGTAGCCATATGCTAGCCATTTTTCAGTTGAATTCTTAGGCAGAAACCATGCTGTACAATTACCCTGAAGATTTAGAAGTGCTGCAAGTTGACCTGAACCCATCTGCAGAGTTAAATGTGCCAAAAAAGAGTCTTAGTGAGTGCAGATAAGCAGAAGTGCCAAATTCATTCAAGTATCCATGACTGTATCATTCAAGTAGGTACTACCCACGGATCTTACACAGCTGACAGGAAACTTGGGAATATCAAACAGCTCTAAGGGACACAATAAGAAATCCAGACGATGTGCACAGAAATAGGTGGGGAGACCGGAGGGCACAGATACACTCGGCTGAATATTCCTGAAGAACAGTACATGGGAAGCCAAGGACATTCCTTACAGTAGAGGTAGTTGACAGGGGCTTGAACACCACCGTTTGTATTTGCATACACCAAAAGATGAAGTCATCCCAATAACTACTAATGAAAAGCACATAATGGAGATTTATGTTGCTATATGGCACTGTGCTACTGGACTGAACTGGTATAAAACCACAAATTCAGGCTCCAGGGGGCTTAACAAATATGcttcagaaaacactgcatCATGCAGTGTACTTTCTAACTtcagatttttccttcctgtaagGAACACTGCACAATCTGCTGCAACTTCCACTCCAGCTCATCTACTGCACTCACCCTAAATGCTTAATTCCCACAGAACGGCACTCAGTCCCAGGCAAACAAGGAAACAGTCTGAAGTGTCATTTGTCACCCTGTAGCTTTTAAAAGCCAGTATCACATATGTCAATGCTATTCATTTGCAGTGTATAATGAGCAAAACTAAAACCAAGAAACATGAGAACTGCTTACTTTGGTCTGCAGGCAGTGATTCCACCTCTTACacttgtaattcttttttttcctgaagatgcTCTGCATCAACAGGAGCGTTACCAATCAATCCTTCCTATTAAATCTGACCGAAGCTtaactttataaaaaaatgtagatataTTATagggtttttccttttttttaggCAAGAATCTACTTAACTAATGAACTACAACCATGCCATCAAATCAGCACACCAAAAATGAGGTCAAAATTCATTCTGAATGCTATATTGCTGAGTTGAAGATGCACTCCTGTTAGGATAAGAGGAAATAACTTGGAGTAGTTAAACAAAGTTGGAGTACTTACAGCACCAGGACAGCTTTTACATTGCAAAGTGACATGGTTTGTACAGTCTGCCCAGATAAGCAGCACTGCAAGTCACTTCAGACAATGCATGCACACTTCAGGGACAGTCATATATTAAAGGCTGAGTAAAATGGCATTTCAATcacataataaagaaaaattgtaaaGCCAGTTGATATTGGAAAAGATTTGCTGGCAGAGCTATGCAAGCTACCCCCTCCTACAGCAGGGGACAGCTAACACCTTGAACAGATCACCTGCACTGACAGTTCCCAGTTCCACAAGCAAAAGCAGCTGTCAGAGACACTCCTCTGTCAACTGcctctgtctttcttttatCAGAGACAGACTAAAGTAGCTTTCGAGGCTCTTTAATATCCTAGCctattttcagttgtgtttttcacTGTGTTTACACGCACTCCCACCCTGTCTTGGCTCTGAGCAATTCTGCAATGTGCCACCACAGACAAGCATTAGCAGTCATTGTAATACCTAACTCTGAAGTGTTTTGATCAAAATCAACTTTCTAAGAAGAGAGTGCATTACGAGTTACAACCAGAGAACTCAGTCTATAcgctgaaacagaaaagaagctaCTGAACTGGCGATCACCACTTACCTTTGACATCCAGCAACTTCTTTGGTATCCCCCCTGCTCaagctccccccaccccaacagCCGCAGTTAACCCAGATACCAACCTCCCCACGGGCTGCCTTTAGTCACTAGCTTGCCTCACAGTAGCTGTATGGTAAGTTAGTATCATACGCTGAAGCACTGGTACCAAATGGCTTTAAGACGGATCAGGTTTTTCAAAGatttccccaccaccacctccgTATCAACACGGCGTAGAAGAATGATCAGAAAACAAGCATTCAGAATTCATCCCTGTCGACACACGGCAGCCTTCAGATCCCGAGTGTGTTCCTTTCTGAAGTAAAGGAGGAATCTGTATTTGTTCCTCAGCATCTACAAGGCTGCCCACTCCCACCGCTGTTTTGACAGCggataaatcaaaataattcgGAAACAAGGCCAATTACTTTCAGAGTCATACAGATATAGAACAAGCTAGCAGAATCAGTAATCTGAGTATTATAAGCTCCTGTAGCTCATCATCAcatctataaataaaaacactcgTGTTACACCAGtttcagcaaaaaaaagtacacatgAAGATAGAGGCAATGACTTTGCATGACTTATTCTAGCCATAAGGCCAGAGGAGCATGGTCTTCATTTGGAAAGTCTGACAGCTTCATACAAGGCGGAAAGTTCTCTTATGAACAAAACTGTGCCCTGCAAGGAATTGTGGAGGGCTAAAGAGCAGCAATAAATTGCAGATGAGCTTTTAACAAAAGGAAGGCAACAAAGAAACTgagacaaaatgaaatgcacCACAATGACCTATAACCTAGAAACAAGAATTCTCACCGTTCAAAAGGAGTTAAATGCAAAGGATGCGTATTAAGAGATGAGACGTAATAGACATACACTAGGTAAGCCCAAGCACAGCATGGGATTTTTCTACTGTCGATACCGGTTTCAGCAGGACAAAATGAAATCACAGTTAGACTGAGATGAGGAATTTGCTACTGCAGAACCATTTTTCTGCATCATGTTTTAAGAACAAACACTCATTAAGAAACTAAAACCCTCCCAAGCAGCTCGTTGTACAGAGTGGCAAGAGACAGAAATTACAGTGCTCCCAGCCTGATATGTGGTGGCAGCAGCTTCTGACACAGAAAACCGAGACCTTTAGGATTCAGAgattcttacaaaaaaaaaaaatctatattagGATTTAAATGCTTTGTGAAAGTAAATAAGAACAGGGCCAGGACTCAGAACGCTGCTTATAGCTTTACATGCTAACAGCTATCGGGGTGTAAGTCAACCAAAGTGATGAAAAAAGATGACTGTCCTTCTCCCAGCTTTCCACCTGCTGGTATATTTGCCCTCTGATATACTCgcagctctgctgtgggtcACCCCACACCAGACCACCACCCGACCAACCTTTACAAGTACAGAGTAAAATCGTCTTTAACACGGGCACTCCGCTATCCTCTGCCCTTCGTTAGGCGGCTGCAGCTCCAAAGCCAGCAGTGACACCCAGCTGAGGGGCTCAACGGCTGCCGCACAACCTAACAGCACAGCGAGCGCCTCTCTTCCTCAACCACCGCACGACTGCCTTCCTACTGACAAAACTACGCGTGGCGAGgtgcctccagctccctgcacGGACAAACCTGAGCGCTGGGCTCGCTTTTTGCGCCGTGTCTAATCCGAGCGGCACGAACCCCCCCAACACCTCAgcccggcgccgcccgccccgcgccccccgggaGCTCGCGGCTCCGCCCGGCTCCGAgcggcccggggccggccgccgCCTCCCTTCCCGGCGCCTACCCTTGAAGAAGCGCAGCGCCAGCCCGTACAGCTCCTCCAGCGCGAAGCCCCAGCGCCGCTCCGGGCTCAGCGCCGtctcctccgccgccgcctccccgccggcCTCCGCCTGGCCCTGGCAGCCGGGCCCCGCTCGGCTCCTCGCCGCGGCCGGGTCGCCCTGCCCCGGCCTCGCTTCGCAGGGCGGCGGCGCCTCGGCGTTGGGGCTGAGCGTCAGCCCGTCCACGGACACCTCCAGGCGGTCCGag
The Cygnus olor isolate bCygOlo1 chromosome 3, bCygOlo1.pri.v2, whole genome shotgun sequence genome window above contains:
- the ACBD3 gene encoding Golgi resident protein GCP60, whose product is MAAALGSDRLEVSVDGLTLSPNAEAPPPCEARPGQGDPAAARSRAGPGCQGQAEAGGEAAAEETALSPERRWGFALEELYGLALRFFKEKDGKAFHPTYEEKLKLVALHKQVLLGPYNPDTCPEVGFFDVLGNDRRKEWAALGNMSKQDAMTEFVKLLNRCCHLFSTYVTSHKIEKEEQEKKRREEEERRRREEEERERLQKEEEKRRREEEERLRREEEERRRIEEERLRMEQQKQQIMAALNSQTAMQFQQYAAQQYPGNYEQQQILIRQLQEQHYQQYMQQLYQVQLAQQQAALQKQQEAVVAAAGTPLTTASKVNTPAQGDIPSINGQASTHADSPEKELDPEALEEALENGPKDSVPVIAAPSMWTRPQIRDFKEKIRQDADSVITVGRGEVVTVRVPTHEEGSYLFWEFATDNYDIGFGVYFEWTDSPNTAVSVHVSESSDDEDEEEENTSSEEKAKKNANKPQLDEIVPVYRRDCHEEVYAGSHQYPGRGVYLLKFDNSYSLWRSKTVYYRVYYTR